In Tistrella mobilis, the genomic window GCCGGCCGATCAGGGCGGCATGCAGCGCCGGGTTTGCGGCGATCAGCGAGGGATGTTCGGTGGTGTCGGGCCTGGCATAGAGCAGGTCGCGGCCCTCGGCATCGGTCATCCGTCCGCCCGCCTCGGCGACGATCAGATCGGCGGCGGCGAGGTCCCAATCCGCCTTGGGGCGCAGCGATACCGCGGCATCGAAGCGGCCGGCGGCGACCAGCGCCAGCTTGTAGGCGATGGAGCCGAGCGCGATCACCGCACTGCCGTCCAGACCCGAACCCCAGCGGCGTTCATGAAGTTCCCGGCGCGAGACCAGCAGCCGGGCGGCCAGCGGATCGGTGCCGCCGCCCACCCGGCAGGGGGCGCCGTTCAGGCGGCAGCCATGGCCGGCCACCGCCTCGAAGAACTCACCCGTCGCCGGGTTGAAGACCTGGGCGATCACCGGCCGCCCGGCCTCGACCAGGGCGACCGAGATGGTGAATTCCGGCCGCCCGTCCACAAAGGCACGGGTACCGTCGATGGGATCGACCACCCAGATCCGCGGTCGGGCCCGCTCGGAGAGATGGGCCACGCTTTCCTCCGACAGCCAGCCATAGCCGGGCCGGGCATGGAGCAGATGGTCGCGCAGCACCGTGTCGATGGCGATGTCGACCTCGGTCACCGGGTTGTCGCCGCCCTTGTCCCAGGTCACCGGGGCCTTGCCGAAGGCGTTCATGGCGATCCGCCCGCCCGTCCGCAGCGCCCGCTCCAGAAGCAGACGATCATCGGCGAGATCGGGCGGCAGGGCACCTTCCGGCAGGGCGAACAAGGGCTCGGTCATCGGTGACGGGCACTCCCGGTCGTGGATCCGGCCTGGTGTCACAGGCCGGGTGGTCTCGCGGATCAGGCGCCGGCGACGGTCAGGCCGTCGACGGCGAGCGTCGGCGCATCGGTACCGCTGCGGAATTCGAGATCGGAGGCGGGTTCCACCGACATCAGCATGTCCTGGATGCGCCCTGCAACCGTGATCTCGTTCACCGGATAGGCAATTTCGCCGTTTTCGATCCAGAAGCCTGCCACACCCTGGCTGAAATCGCCGGTGACGACGTTCACACCCGAGCCCATGGTTTCATCGACCAGCAGGCCGGTGCCGACCTTGGCAATCAGCTCGTCGCGGCTGAGCCTGCCCGGCGCCAGATAGAGGTTGCTCGACGCCGGGCTCGGCGCCGAGCCGGCGCCGCGGGCGGCATGGCCGGTGCTCTTCAGCCCCAGCTGGCGGGCCGAGCGGCAGTCGAGCAGCCAGGATTTCAGCACCCCGCCTTCAACCACGGTCAGCGGCGCACCGGCGATGCCCTCGCCGTCGAAGGGATGCGAGGCCGGCGCCCGCTCGCGGAACGGATCGTCGATGATGGTGAAGGCATCGCAGGCGATGCGCTCGCCCATCCGGTCCTTCAGAAAGCTGGTGCCGCGGGTGACCGCCGCACCGTTGACGGCAGACGCGATCGCCGCGACCAGCATCCGGGACACGCGGCGGTCGAACACCACCGGCACCCGCGCGGTCTTCGGCCGGCGCGGGTTCAGCCGCGCCACCGTCCGCTCGCCTGCGATCCGGCCGATTTCGGCCAGGTCGTCCAAATCGGCCACGAAGCGCTTGGAGGTGTATTCATGGCCGCGGACCATGTTCAGCCCCTCGCCCGCGATCACGCTGGCACCCACCGTGAAGCGGCTGGTGCGATAGGCGCCGCGGAAGCCGTTCGAGGCGGCGAGTGCGATCATGCTGTGGGACTGGGACGCGCCGGCGCCCTCGGAATTGGTCACGCCGTCGATCCCGCGGGCGGCCTCTTCACAGGTCTCCGCCCAGGCGAGCAGATCCTCGGCGCTGAATTCGGTCGGGTCGTAGATCTCCAGCGCCGGAATCTCGCGCGCGATCTCGCCCGGCTCGGCCAGGCCCGCAAAGCGGTCCTCGGGCACGACATTGGCCATGGCGACCGCGCGCTCGGCCAGCGCGTCCAGGCTGCCGGGCCTGAGATCGGCGGTCGAGACGATCGCCTGACGGCGCCCGACCAGGACCCGGAGCCCCAGATCGCCGCCATCCGACCGGGTCAGTTCCTCGATCTTGCCCAGCCGGCGCTGCACCGACAGCGCGCGGCTCTCGACCATCAGCGCATCGGCCTGGTCGGCACCGGCACGCTTCGCGCGCGCAATCAGGTCTTCGAGCAGGTCGAGAGCGTTTCCAAGTCCGGTATCGGTCATCTGGTCCTCGTGCGGCATCGTCCCGGGCCTCGGGGTGCATCGCCCGACGGGGTGCGCAGGCCCGAAGCCTAGATATGGGACGAAGCGTCACGGAACACCAGCGTCACGGCACGTGGAATGGTCCGCCGGTCAGCTTCGCGGCGGGTAGACCTCGTGCGCCACGTCGTCGATCACATAGGTGTCGAGCCCTTCGGGGCTCAGAAGGCGCGACTCGACCGTGCCGTCCTCGTCCAGCAGGTGCAGCGTCGCCCCCAGCCGCTTTTCGCCCGGAATATCAGCCGGGGCGAGCTTGTCGACGATGAAGCCCGAGGAGGCGCCGAAGGCGAAGACCGTGCCGTCGCGGCGGAAGATCCGGGCGGTGTGGAGATGGCCCGAGGCGACCAGCTTCACCATGCCCCGGCGGATCGCCTCCACATAGGGGCCGCGCGCGCGGCCAGGCACGCTCCAATAGCCGCGGTCGTCTTCGTCGGGGTCGTTCAGGAACAGCGGCTTGTGCAGGAACAGCGCCACGGGGCGGCCGGTGGCCTCGGCCTCGGCCAGCACGTCGCCGGCCCAGTCCGCCTGCTCCGCCTCACGCGGGTGGCCCGATCCCATCAGCATGGCGTTCAGCCCGATCAGCCGCCACGGCCCGGCGTCGCGCAGCCAGCGGTCCGGGCCGAAATGGGCTTCCCAGCGCGAGATGCGGAGATCGTTCACCGCCTGGAAATGGTCGGGGTTCTCGCTGCCGACATCGTGATTGCCGGGCACGGCCGCCCAGGGCAGTTCCAGCCCGTCCATCAGCCAGCGGCAATGGGCCAGATCCTCCACCATATCGGCGCCGTCGACGGTCACGTCACCGGTGTGGACCACCAGGTCCGGCGCAATCGCCCGCGCCAGCGCCGCGACCGGCGCCCAGTTCGACGCGAAATGCGGCTTGGTGGGGCTGATATGGGTGTCGGTGATCTGGAGGATGCGCAGCATGCGAGGGTCATCCATGGCCGTGGGCGGGACGGATGACAGTAGCACGGGTGCGTGGCAGCTTCGCGACGATCGGGAGATCGTGAGTATGAGGGGCGGGTATGTGCTTGTGGCCGGCTCAGCCGGCCAGCCTCTGGCGCCGCGCTTCCTCGTCGGCCAGGACACGTTGCGTCATGGCGCGCAACCGCCGTGAGACAGCTTCATCCGTCTCACTTGGCGGCAGGGCTTCGAAGATCCTGCGCAGATCTGCGACAAGGGAGGGTTCTGCCCGGGTATCGTTGATCTGATAAATTCGCTTGTTCATCTGTCAGCGCCTGATTTTGGCAGGTGATCACCGGGAGTAGACGTCAAGTTAGGACGGGGCGTCGGTTTGTTCAATGACTTCCTGCGTGGCAACACCATCGGATCGGAAGGCTTCACCGCCCGGACGCCTGCCAGCGAGAGGAAGAAGCTGTTCTTGGACCGACCATCGATGGATATCTGTTGACGATGCTCGCGGACAAGGCACAAGGCGAGAGCCTGATCGTCCGGGCCGATCGACAGTTCCTGTGCCTGGCCACCAGGCTGTTTCCAGAGTGCGATCGTGCGGATGTTCGGCGCGCCGGCCTGATGCTGCCGGTCGATCAGGGCCGTGGACGTGAAGGTCAGGACCGATGAGCCCGGATCCTCGGCAAGGACGGTGGCATATCGGCCCGGCCAACGTTTCTCGAGTTGTGGTCCATCCATCAGCAGCGCCACGACGAGACTGGGGCCGATGGCGTTGATCACCGGCAGGACCGGGTCGAAGCGGGCGAGATCTTCACAGATAAGAACCGCCAGGGACAGATCACTGTCGATGACACTGAAATGGCAGGTACGGCCACTCACGTCGATATATTCCCACCACTCGCGCGTGGGGTCGAGAACATGCCCCATATGGTAGCGCCGGATCTGATCACCGTTGAGCTTCCAGCGATGGTGCTTGCTCTGCGTCCATTTGCGTTGGACGGCGCCGTCTGCCGTCGACGCGGTGAAGGCGAGATTGCGGGGCATTGCCTCGGAGTTGGCGGGCTTGCCGATGGCGCCGGAGATGAAGAGCTGCAGCCTCGGATGGCGTCGTGCGACCTCTTTCGCCAGGTCCTCCGCGATCTCGGTCGGCAGGGCGCATTCCGGAAGAAAGACGGCATGGATCTCGCCCAGTTCCTTCTCGCCTGCCTGGATCAGACCGGCGATCATACCGGCCAGTTTTGAGACGTTGGTCGGCCCGGAGAGGGCATCATCATAGCCTGCGACATCGACGGTGAAGTATCCGGGTTCTTCCGCGTCTCTACGCTCGGCCTTGAACAGGCTGCCATTCACGCGTGCGGGCCACGGTATCAACAGGATGCCGAGCGGCCGGTGATGTTCCGGATCGGTCGCGAGGCCCGAGATGAGCCAGTTGGCTTCCACCATGCTCCGGGGCGGCAGCAACGCCAGATTGTGCGACATCGACCGCAACGTGCAGCCGACATCGGGAAGCCGGCTTTTCGGGAAGACGACGGCCTCCAGCGGCGTGACGGCAAGCGTCAGGCTCTGCGGGAAATGCGGCAGTTTCGGCATAACCGCAGATGCAGCCGTCGCGTCTCGCGTCGTGTAGGCGGGTTCCGCCGTAATGGTTGCACCGAGCACGGCCCGCGTGAACGGGGATATTCTGTCCGGAGACGGCCCGTTGGCAGGGGTGTGGGTCTTCGGCACGAACCCCATACCCTCTGCCGCTTCGTCTGCGATGCACATCAAGGTGATCAGCT contains:
- a CDS encoding 3'(2'),5'-bisphosphate nucleotidase CysQ: MTEPLFALPEGALPPDLADDRLLLERALRTGGRIAMNAFGKAPVTWDKGGDNPVTEVDIAIDTVLRDHLLHARPGYGWLSEESVAHLSERARPRIWVVDPIDGTRAFVDGRPEFTISVALVEAGRPVIAQVFNPATGEFFEAVAGHGCRLNGAPCRVGGGTDPLAARLLVSRRELHERRWGSGLDGSAVIALGSIAYKLALVAAGRFDAAVSLRPKADWDLAAADLIVAEAGGRMTDAEGRDLLYARPDTTEHPSLIAANPALHAALIGRLAVDAAGSPAPAGVQPQP
- a CDS encoding TldD/PmbA family protein, whose protein sequence is MTDTGLGNALDLLEDLIARAKRAGADQADALMVESRALSVQRRLGKIEELTRSDGGDLGLRVLVGRRQAIVSTADLRPGSLDALAERAVAMANVVPEDRFAGLAEPGEIAREIPALEIYDPTEFSAEDLLAWAETCEEAARGIDGVTNSEGAGASQSHSMIALAASNGFRGAYRTSRFTVGASVIAGEGLNMVRGHEYTSKRFVADLDDLAEIGRIAGERTVARLNPRRPKTARVPVVFDRRVSRMLVAAIASAVNGAAVTRGTSFLKDRMGERIACDAFTIIDDPFRERAPASHPFDGEGIAGAPLTVVEGGVLKSWLLDCRSARQLGLKSTGHAARGAGSAPSPASSNLYLAPGRLSRDELIAKVGTGLLVDETMGSGVNVVTGDFSQGVAGFWIENGEIAYPVNEITVAGRIQDMLMSVEPASDLEFRSGTDAPTLAVDGLTVAGA
- a CDS encoding metallophosphoesterase; protein product: MLRILQITDTHISPTKPHFASNWAPVAALARAIAPDLVVHTGDVTVDGADMVEDLAHCRWLMDGLELPWAAVPGNHDVGSENPDHFQAVNDLRISRWEAHFGPDRWLRDAGPWRLIGLNAMLMGSGHPREAEQADWAGDVLAEAEATGRPVALFLHKPLFLNDPDEDDRGYWSVPGRARGPYVEAIRRGMVKLVASGHLHTARIFRRDGTVFAFGASSGFIVDKLAPADIPGEKRLGATLHLLDEDGTVESRLLSPEGLDTYVIDDVAHEVYPPRS